Genomic segment of Arachnia propionica:
CTTCGGGGTGGACTACCGCCTGGGCATGGTTCTGGTGGCGGGCATCACGGTGCTCTACACCCTGGTCGGCGGCTTCCTCGCGGTCGCCTACACCGACGTGGTGCAGGGGCTCATGATGGTGACCGCCCTGGTGGCGGTCCCGGTGGCCGGTCTGTTCAGGCTCGGTGGCCCCGACTCGTTGATCTCGACCATCAACGAACTCGACCCGGGAACGTGGGCGCTGTGGGGTGCCTCCACCTCGCTGATGAGCATCGTATCGGCCGCCGCGTGGGGGCTCGGGTATTTCGGGCAGCCGCACATCATCGTGCGGTTCATGGCCCTGGAGACCCCACAACAGGCGAAGGCGGGGCGGCGCATCGGCATCGGGTGGATGGCGCTGGCCTGTCTGGGCGCCGCAGCCACCGCGCTGGTCGGCATCGCCACCTACCGCCGCGACACCGGGCAGCTGCCCAACCCGGAGACCGTGTTCATTGCGCTGGGTCAGTTGCTGTTCCACCCGTTCGTCGCAGGATTCATGCTGGCGGCGATCCTCGCCGCGATCATGTCCACGATCAGCTCCCAGCTGCTGGTCTCCTCCTCCGCCCTCGTGGAGGATCTCTATCACGCCTTCAACCGCAAGGAGCTGGGCGAGAAACGCTCCGTCCTGCTGGGCCGGGTTGCGGTGATGATCGTCTCCGTGGTGGCTGCTCTCATGGCCTGGCAGGCCGACGACAGCATTCTCAAACTGGTCTCGTTCGCCTGGGCAGGATTCGGGGCCTCCTTCGGGCCCGTGGTGCTGCTGGCCCTCT
This window contains:
- the putP gene encoding sodium/proline symporter PutP, translated to MNEQTYQAISMIIYFVAMIVIGLWAYQRTDDMDDYMLAGRNLGPLSTALSAGASDMSGWLLMGLPGAFYLSGMSTMWLPIGLTVGAWLNWKYTAPRLRTYTEVADNSLTIPTFLSARLHDGSRLIQIGAGVIILVFFTFYVSSGMVAGGRFFEASFGVDYRLGMVLVAGITVLYTLVGGFLAVAYTDVVQGLMMVTALVAVPVAGLFRLGGPDSLISTINELDPGTWALWGASTSLMSIVSAAAWGLGYFGQPHIIVRFMALETPQQAKAGRRIGIGWMALACLGAAATALVGIATYRRDTGQLPNPETVFIALGQLLFHPFVAGFMLAAILAAIMSTISSQLLVSSSALVEDLYHAFNRKELGEKRSVLLGRVAVMIVSVVAALMAWQADDSILKLVSFAWAGFGASFGPVVLLALFWRRLTRWGALAGMTTGAVVAAVWANLPGGIFDLYELLPGFVANLIVTIVVSLSTEVAPGVDAEFDEAVALVADFRKGELTTSVEN